A segment of the Excalfactoria chinensis isolate bCotChi1 chromosome Z, bCotChi1.hap2, whole genome shotgun sequence genome:
TTTCATATCTACTTCAAGTCCTCTCACAATGGAAGCTGCTTACATTGCTTCAAATGTCTCATGTCTGAACTAAGCAAACTGCTTGGCTTTTACATCTAAAAGAGTAACCTAATCATTTGCATTCGTGCATGTAATTTAAAATAGTCTGTTCAAGTCTTAAGTCTGCATCCTGTCACCACCTTGCTagatctttctttctcttttcaagcAGCTCAACTGAAAGGTCTATAGGTCTATTCACAGACCACAGTACTATCCAGCATGAAAAAAGGATGGCGGAGCTTGCTTGACTGCAAAGGCAGAAGAACATAGCAAAATCAGAGATAAAATCTCACACATTTTAAGGACAAACCAAGACCTTCTTGTTCCATTTCCTGTGATCTCACCTGTTTAAATCTTGTAGTTGGATCTACCCCTGTTTGCTTCATGGAGTCCATGACAGATTTCatctccacagcctcctttatGAGCTGATggttttccatctgtttggcTTTGAAACTGTCAgactgaagctgctgctggtgaTTGGAAAGGATCTGTGATTTGCTCGTCTCCTCACCTTTGCTGGGGACCAAAGACCCTATTTTAGTGTTATTTTTGCTTGACTCTGGAGTTGAAGGAGCCTTTGAAATAGTTGCAGACGGAACGTTTTTCTGCTTGTCATCCTTTCCAGTCTCCTTCAAGGGAGGttcattcttcctttcacaGTCCCTCCCAGTCTGTACCAATTTCTGTTCTGCTAGCCGCTGGTCCTCGTAATATTTTTCGTACTGCTGTCTGTAAGCAGGATTAGAGGCCATTAAGGACTTCTGGTCCATATAGAGCCCATAAGCATACTGTCCATAATAAAGTGACTGAGCAAGTGCAGGGTGTCTTTGCGTTATTACTGACTGATGTTGCGGCTGCAAATTAGAGGAACcgctttcatttttcttggcaTCTGACGgttctgccttctctttcttttcagcctCTTCATCTGCCTCTTTTTTGATCTTCATTCCCTGTGGGGTACTGCAGCTTCCAGCTGCCGGGGCACTGACCTGTCCAGACTGCATGTAACTTGGAGAATAATAAGGATCGTAGCCATGGTAATAGGGAGAATGGGACTCTTTTGCTTGTGCCGACTGTGACGTGGTTGAAGAATGTACTTTCACAACACTGTCCTTATTAGAAATAATATCCGAAGGAGAGCTGGCCTTTGACCTCATGCCCTCTGACCGGCTGTCAGAGCCACCGTCATCAGCTGCATCGGAAATATCAGAGTAAGCAGGGCTGTTGGTTTTGGCAGCAGCGCTATCCGCACCATTTTGTGTCAACACATGCAGTGGTGCCATTGAAGATTGTCCATTCACCAAAGTGCTGCATTCCATCCTGGAGGCACTCCCTATAGAAGGGCTGGGCGCATTGTCTGTGAATGTGTAAACCTTATCTGCTTCAGCCTTAATACTTGCCATCCTGCTCTCTTGAGACTCAGAAAGTCCATTAGCTAGCACTTCATTCTTGTTGAGATGGTCCTTTAAAAAATGTCCAGATAAATCTTTCCCAGACCCTTTTGAATCCTCTAGCTTTCCCAGCTTGGAATCCATCTTAGGGCTTCCactctctttgctttctttgtccTTTAGCTTTCgcttctcccttttctttttgtctttgagTGATGTGAGAGCTGGGTTTACAGTGCTTGGCTCTCCCATAATTGTGGGCTTTGGTTGAATAGGTTTTAGCGGAGGGCTCTTTGGTGTCGCCTGAACAACAGTAGTTGTTAGAGAGGGCAGTCCTGGTATTGTCCCTGTAGTGCTGGTTGTAAAGGCTGTAGAAGGTATAGCTATTAACTGGGGAGGAGCCGGTGCTGGCGTTGGGGCAATGGGCCGGGCTGTTTTCagtttggaaatgtttttatcCACCTTGCAATTATTAGCTTTCTTGCCTTTATCACTCACACTCTTCTTGTCTATTAACCCTTCAGCTTCCAGTTTTGGCATTTCAGTTTGCAAATTGCCATCTGTTACAGAGCAATTATCCAGTGTGGCTGACATGTTAGAAATCACAGGAAGGCTGTTCAGTTCACTGTTCAGGCCTTTCTTTTTGCCCGAATTCTTGCCAGTTTTGGAACTGATAACTGAACTGGTGCCATTGCTGGTCGGTTCCCTTTTTCCCTTAGGGGTCCCTGGGGTAGTAACAGAGGAAGGAGATGTTGGTGCTTTTAGTGGATCAAAGCCTGGCAAATTTGTGCTTGGTTCACTGCATTCATGTGCCGCGTTACTCAA
Coding sequences within it:
- the ZNF608 gene encoding zinc finger protein 608 isoform X4, which translates into the protein MPTVALWGRAGAVPASCPARALRARARGCRRGARGTGKVDPLFTVPAPPPPISSSITPQILPSYFSPSSSNIAAPVEQLLVRTRSVGVNTYEVGVVTEPECLGPCEPGTSVNLEGIVWHETEEGVLVVNVTWRNKTYVGTLLDCTKHDWAPPRFCESPTSDLEMRGGRGRGKRARSAAAVAIPGNDTSFTESRGLQNKNRGGANGKGRRGSLNSSGRRTPPNCSMDEVKASPSSTNKRKTKPPMELDLNSSSEDSKCGKRVRTNSRSTPTTPQGKPETTFLDQGCSSPVLIDCPHPNCNKKYKHINGLRYHQAHAHLDPENKLEFEPDSEDKISDCEEPLSNAAHECSEPSTNLPGFDPLKAPTSPSSVTTPGTPKGKREPTSNGTSSVISSKTGKNSGKKKGLNSELNSLPVISNMSATLDNCSVTDGNLQTEMPKLEAEGLIDKKSVSDKGKKANNCKVDKNISKLKTARPIAPTPAPAPPQLIAIPSTAFTTSTTGTIPGLPSLTTTVVQATPKSPPLKPIQPKPTIMGEPSTVNPALTSLKDKKKREKRKLKDKESKESGSPKMDSKLGKLEDSKGSGKDLSGHFLKDHLNKNEVLANGLSESQESRMASIKAEADKVYTFTDNAPSPSIGSASRMECSTLVNGQSSMAPLHVLTQNGADSAAAKTNSPAYSDISDAADDGGSDSRSEGMRSKASSPSDIISNKDSVVKVHSSTTSQSAQAKESHSPYYHGYDPYYSPSYMQSGQVSAPAAGSCSTPQGMKIKKEADEEAEKKEKAEPSDAKKNESGSSNLQPQHQSVITQRHPALAQSLYYGQYAYGLYMDQKSLMASNPAYRQQYEKYYEDQRLAEQKLVQTGRDCERKNEPPLKETGKDDKQKNVPSATISKAPSTPESSKNNTKIGSLVPSKGEETSKSQILSNHQQQLQSDSFKAKQMENHQLIKEAVEMKSVMDSMKQTGVDPTTRFKQDPDTRTWHHYVYQPKYLDQQKSEELDRDKKLKEDSPRKTPNKESSLPNLPVSLASIKEEPKEVKRSESQSVDESKIKNDDRKTPVNWKDSRGARVAVSSPMSQHQSYIQYLHAYPYPQMYDPNHPAYRAVSPVLMHSYPGAYLSPGFHYPVYGKMSGREEAEKVNTSPSINTKSTTESKALDLLQQHASQYRSKSPVPVEKSAAEREREAERERDRHSPFSQRHLHTHHHTHVGMGYPLIPGQYDPFQGLTSAALVATQQVAAQASASGMFPAQRRE